Genomic segment of Hydractinia symbiolongicarpus strain clone_291-10 chromosome 5, HSymV2.1, whole genome shotgun sequence:
ATAGCTTTGTTATGAATATGAGATTTGCATATTATTCCATGGTTTTCACTTCAATACCCGCATACATTTTACACAATTCAACTTTACTGttaaaacctaaaaaataattaaggtACTACTGGTATACCCATGACTCTACACTGGTCGTCTGTGATTCGTCTGTACTCGTCTATGATTCGTCTGTACTTGTCTATGATTCGTCTGTACTTATCTATGATTCGTCTGTGTTCATCTGTGATTCGACTGTACTCGTCTGTAAGTCGTCTGTAACTTGTCTGTACTCGTCTGTGATTCGTCTGTACTCGTCTATATTCGTCTACGCATTTGTCTGTAGTTTTAGAACAGATCTTGATTGTTTTGTTCAAAAAGGAATAtttatttgcagaccagataaaGTCAGGTAATAAAAcggatactgaccggttttAATGTTGCACTGTAAAATACAATGCCCTCAGTCAAGGGCACAGACCTAGTTCGGTCTGTACTTTTGACCTCGGGCTTTGTAACTTGtagtacaacatcaaaaccgTTCAGTATGCGTTAAGTACAATCAGTCAGAGAAAATGTTGGCATATCACCGCAACTTTTAAAGTCCTTTCCTACAATTAGTAATCTCGGTTGTTTATATTAGGTTTGAGTAGGGCGATTTGCACAATTGTTTCGCCGCACGCGCATATCAAAGTGTTTAGTGATTGTATATTCATATGTTTTATAGTTCTTGGATAATATATACTTTTGAAAATGGCCTTCGCGACTTCGGCGCAGCGGCAAAAGGAAATGCGCTGCGAAATGTTTCTCAGTTACAGTCCTTTGACATTACTTAGATGATATATACCCCTAAGAATGGCCTTGGCGACTTCGGCGCAGCGGCGAAAGGTAATGTGCAGCGCAATCTTTCGCAGTTATAGTTCTTTGACCTATTGTAGTAATATATACCTCTGAAAATGGCCTACGCGACTTCGGCGCGGCGGAGAAAGGTAATGCGCTGCGCAATGTTTTGCAGACTAACCATAACCCCAACCCCAACCCCAAACCTTCGACGGTGCAGCGAAGTCGCGAAGCGAGATTAACAGTTATGAAACTTTTACTGTTTGGTAAAAATACAAGTCATAACGCGCAGCGATGCGCAGCGGCGAAACATTTGTGTAAATCGCTGGCCCTATGATAATTTAGTATGCTCGTCGTTATTATGTCTTCCTCACTGCaatgttttttgtatttagGGACCAAGTATGATAAAGGCTTCAACTTACGGGGAACAGCAAAATGCATTATTGTATTGTTCTTTTACATGCTGCTTTCTGGAAATTCAATGtctcagaaaaaaaaacttggctAGATGGGAAGTGTTAAATAGTCCgacttttgtttttatctttactAGGAAATTTATCAGGTTATGTAAATACAAAACTACTAGCCGTAAATACAAAAATGGTCTTTTATTTATGAACATGTCCTATTCTTTACTTCGTGGTGTTTGAGAGGCCTCTTATTGCGTCACATAATTTTTGGCTCTGGAACTGAGTCGAAAGTCAAAGCAAAAAAAAGCAAGCAAAGCAGCACTGGCGGACTATGTGAAATTATGATCATAATCATTCCTCTCATTGCAAATTTGTAACCCTCCTGTTATGTACAACTGTATCATTTTTCAACAAAGATTTCCTTAACAAACTTTCACAGGTAGAAACCAAAGTTTCAAGCTAAAAGTTCTCCTAGAGCGTTAATTCGCAACAGTTTTTTTCGCTATCTTTCACGAAATTTTATATCTGcgaaaagtaaaaattttatgaattttttcatGCGCTAAAGTTTCTGCACTTCACGTTAACTTACTATATAATcacgtttttataaatttaatttaatcatTCTATCATTGGTCTATAAAACAAGcttcaacaacaaaacaataacaactcCAATAAACTAAATTTACCGCTATTTAAATAGATCTTTCAAAACCTTCAGAATCGTCCAAATGATCTGAAGACGAGGACGTTTTCTTTGCCATGGTACATTCTTCAAAACGTCCCAACACTAACGTTTGCAATTAGCTCTTAAACACCTCACTGGTTTCTATTTATTTATGTCATTTCATTtctgttcttgttttttttctatcgcCTTTCATACTTTTCTTCCCTGTTTTCGTTTCTCACGTATAAGAAATTTCCGATTTATTTAAAAGGACCTTGAGACAATTATTTTTACGTGCAATGTGCATACCtcatacacatttttttgtttcacctattttttgtttcacctattttgtttcaacttcttttgtttcaactttttttgtttcacctttttttgtttcaactttttttttgtttcagcttttttgtttcagctttttttgtttcagctttttttgtttcacctattttttgtttcacctattttgtttcaacttcttttgtttcaactttttttgtttcacctttttttgtttcaactttttttttgtttcagcttttttgtttcagctttttttgtttcagctttttttgtttcagctttttttgtttcacctattttttgtttcacctattttgtttcaacttcttttgtttcaactttttttgtttcacctttttttgtttcagcttttttgtttcagctttttttgtttctgctttttttgttttgcctttttttgtttcaactttttttgtttaacgtCCCAGTTTTAGAGAAGAATTACgtctattattttttcacagtgACTGCGAAACTATTAGGATTATGggtttcaaaatcattttaaagtgATTTGTTTGGGCAACACACAGAGGGGCTATTGTGAAATTCAGTGTGATGGTGACGGATGGACAAACGATACTTTTATTTCTGTTTATGATTCAAGTTGATAAGCTGTACTTAAAGATATTAAAACACGATAATCTAGCATCAAAACAATAAAAGCAATAATGGTCAGGaatattaaaacttttaaattcgGAGTTAATTATTCATCtatcaagtttattttttttgtttcacagtTTTATCGAAATTTACTTAATTTTGGTCACCGCCTTAAGTTAAGCAAATGTGTCAACCATACTGTAACAGACTTGCAAACAATGGCATTTTAGGTTTTTGGAAGGTTCGTTCCCAATATAAAAACCTGAAaagccctggagacgaggttagTTGATGTGGAAAAACACGAGTTGTAAGGTACGTCTGGTAACAAGTAATTCTACAAAGAATAGACTGCTGAAATTTATTTGCTGCATAAGAAAAAGTTCATATAGTTGATATAAATTCTGACCTATAAAGTAAAACATTGCCCAGAAACGTGGTCTATGAAACTGTCTATTTCAACAAAAAACACCATGTCAAGTTTAGGTATCCTCACAAATTTTAGAGCCTATCCTGTCCAGTTGAACAATCTTATATTTGTAACACCACAACAAGTGGGTCGATAAAATAATTGTGCATGTTgaacaaaatgacaaatttgaaATAATCGCAAACACGTGCTGGGTTGGAGAGTAAAGGGTGTGGCTTCTTAATGACCGTTGGAATAATTAAATAGCTACACTTATTTAAGTTTGTCGCTTTCTTTCCACTATTTTGGTTTCTCCTTTGTTTACTTTCCTTGATttatttcctcttttttaaactttatgctcaacgaattaaaaaaaaaacatttgcactATCAATATTCTGTCAGGTAATCGAATACTTCCACCTACCCCCACCCTCTCAACTCCCTACCCCCCAACAACCAAAACACTCCTACAATTTGCTAAATTTAAtcgtgaatttttaaattttgaatttggCGAATTCGTGCTGTGATAGTATTTCGGGTTCTTATATAATCCCCGAAGCCTCTACCACCCCTGGTTCGCCTTGGAGGTGAGTAAAAAAATTTAGCGACAAACTAAGGATAAAAAAAAGTAACAGTAGTTTCTTACCTGTTAATAATTTGCAGAAGTATCTTTTAGTTTCTTCAAaaacattgaaactttaaactcGTTTCTGCAAATATACGATGCTAGTTATATTACACAGCTCATTTGTTATTTATCCTTTCAAAATATATCGAGAAGAATATATATCTCTTTAATATTTCatgaattatttataatgtATTTGTGTTATATTATTTATTAGTTAAATTTGAATCTTATGAATTAATTGCAATACCTTGTAGAAAAATAAAGATTGATCAATTTAGAAAGTTAAGAACCCCGCGCGGCCACCTGGAATCCAAAAAGTGGACAAAGCTcaaagaattacttttttaaacacACAATGCGGGTATAAGGTTGAAAACATTGTTGCGCGGAAATTTAACGTGTATGGaaacaaaaagaataataaagaaACACACCACAGTCTTTGCTTTTATTTGTGAAATTATATAGTTgttcaaatcaaaattttagcCATAAGGCTTCAAGCCGTTTAATATTCACATATTATTACTAACAATTTGTGACGAAATTGTATTACgtcataaaaaataatagatCCAGCTCGATAGTTCCgtaattcaaattttttgcgcgaaaaaagattaaaaaaaactgacaTTCGTCGTCgttttaaaatgattgcaaCAGGATTTCACAGGTATCGTTTAAAACAATTGTTTTCATAAGAAAGCATTTGAGATTCTGAAATGAGACATTTTCTATGGCAGACGTAGTCCTGTGAGATATTGTAGAGAAACGTGGAGGAATTTATTAAGGAGGGTATGTCCATGGCAAATTTCAGACATATTAAATACTAAAAACGCGAAACACGTAGCTAAGTTATAGTTTAcgttcttttaaattttggtgCCGTTTACGTAACCAGGTGTCTTgagtaacaaaataaaaacctcATTGTCCTTCGAAGTAGATGGATATTAATTTATTCCTTTTTAGTGATTAGAAGTATTATCTGTGGCTGCGTCGAGAAGAACACGTGGTTACGAGATTAAAACGGAATGGATACCAATTAAAAAACGTTCCGAACTATCTACTTTCAAGCTCGTTTATCAAGTTATTATGACAACAGCGAACCTGCTTACCTTAAACTCGCTCAACGTCAGTCAAGAAGACAAGAAGAAGCAACTGAACAAAAGCAACATAATCCTAGATACAGCGGAGAGGTAAACGCTTTAATTTTTTGGCAGCAAAAACCCATTACGAACCCGAACGAACGAATACGAAATAAGAAGGTCAAATTTTGCATCAAGATTATATTTATTTCTTGAAGCACTTTCTAGAATTCTTCAAGAcaagaagtttttctttttttaagtctcgactttttttattagttattagttagtagtagtagtagtggtagtagtagtagtagtagtagtagtagtagtagcagCAGTagtgtttaaattatttctaatACATTTTCACTTTTATATCTCATATTCGTTTTGCTCTGTCACCCTGTGATAGCAACCGTTTTCAATATTCCTTTTACATCTCTCTTCCTTACTTGTGTCTGCACCGGATTTACTTGCGATTTACCAGCTATAAGTGGTCCAAAATGGATTTACTTATATAGAAATCTTAGAGAATCGCCATAGCTTTCAAATAAGTTtgtcaacaataaaaacaaagcgTGGTGAAAACGGTTGTAAAAGACAGGCACTTGTTACTGTCAAATCACCAAGAAATGAAGTATTCAAAGCTGCACGAGAAGAACTTCAAGGCAGTGCTTCCTTGATGGGTTATTGACGTGGCAAATTTTATTCTGAGATGGTTGGAAGTAACCGTGATGGTGGAAGTAAGCAGTGACGGTGGACAGTAACTCAATTGATGGTGAGAAGTAACCAGTGACGGTGGGCAGTAACTGAATTGATGGTGAGAAGTGACCAGTGGCGGTGGGCAGTAACTCAATTGATGGTGAGAAGTAACTTGGAACGAAGTTGTTACTCACTAATTCATTTAGTACTGTAACATTCCTAAAAAAACGAGAAGTCTTTTTTTGGCTGGTGAATCATATCTTTGATATTTAACTTGTAactttttagttttttctttgttccaTTCGTTCCATGTTTCTGACTGTCTCCACTCTTTGATCTGATACGTGACAGAAGATTACTTAAGTCAGTTTTCTTATAATTTCGAGTAATTAATTAAGTTTTGCGGCAATATGATGTCTCATCTGTTACTTTCGAAGGGGGGATCTGTTTAGCCCTCCCTCTCCCCCCTCCCTCATCTCTACCAGGTCTTCAATAACCTTAAAAAGCCCAGtctgaatagggttaagcctGATTCACATGCACTTttttacaaaagtaaaaaaaaaagcacATGTCGAAAATGCTCCCAGGGCTTTATAAAATATACCCAAAGTCAAGCTAAAGAGCTATTTACAGAAAGGCATAGGGTGTGGTCAAGGTTAACCTAAATTTAGTCATCAAAttagttttgttatttattttttttactaaaaatagtgaactgaaaataaactttttcattccattttgcttttacttttactttcatTCCCATTTTACCTTAACTGATAACGAGGTTGTTCTTTTAAAAACGAGGCAAGTGATGACTAATAATTTAAGAAGTGTCAGCTGCTATTAATAATCAAATATATCAATTTATTTCGCGTTTGTATAGGACATAAAAATCACGAGTTTATTGTTACAAAGTgttgtaaaaactacatttgcgcaatttattgatatttttagtGATGTGACGTAAGAGAGGACATGTCATGTTTTTACATGGGTTTATACAAGCCTTCTGACACGTTTGGTTGACATACTTACAACCCTCCTTCGTAGTTTACAAATTCGCCTTGACTTGAATATCAATGTTGACATGTTAACAAAGAATGTTAAGGATGTGTTTTTGTAGAAAgttgataaatataaaaaaattacaagcaaacattaataaataataattttttgttagaGAAGATAAAAACTAACCtaagattaaaataaacttttttttttttatataaaatcaaCCGTTGTATAGGCAGCTAGTATTTAAATAGTAAACAACTTTGTACCCAGGatttgggaacgaggttgaatagTGCAGTTTGTCAGGTTCATTATATAAACCGTGCCGCGCCCAGTCCAACTCACAAATTTTTATCATGCATCGGCTCGTCTCGGCTTTGTTTGGCACGGTGCGACACACCATTTTAAACTGATAtaaaggaaaatttttaaaacggtaGCTgtctttaacaaaaatttttgctaaataAACTGTTTACAGCGCTATGCgcaccaacctcgatcccagggcctgtaccGTTTTTATtcccatataaaaaaaatgctacAGGCCCTGGAATCGAGGTTGTATGCGCACGCTTCAGCATGGTTCGACTCGTATTCAGTTTTATACAGCTGAGCCAAGCCGCCCTCTATTTCTGTCAACAGGTGgcataaaaacaataacaacatgaCACAGctcctccgccattttaatacgaacagcttctttctcctgtttgtcacagactcgccgcctccgccaaataataatttttcgtAGAATTGTTTTACATTCATTTTATGCATTACTTATaggttttttaaacatatttatttgtttatgggTTTTAATCTTTTAGTAAAtgtcttaaatttatttttcaaatttgtcaTATATTCAATCTTTCTattttttgtgatgacgtcatcgctgACGAAATGACTTTTGTcagcgatgacgtcatcacaaaaaaatcgttcaattttttttaccccAATGATGTTCCAATGACTTTGTCGACATGTGTACTAAGTTTTAATACAATAACATGTTTCCTTCATCGTTTTTGGAGGGAGGTTTTTTTTTAGCCCTCCCCCGGCTTCTCAGAGCCCCCAAAATAGCCCGAGTTGCAGTgcagcatttttttttcatgaaattaaattaatttgatTTTGTGCAACAATTCCCCGCTACAGTGCCATTTTGTTTAACACtatgtaaaaaatgttaaaaacggTTAAGCGTTTCattagcaaaaaaaaagaacCTCTGGAAATGGTTAAAGGGGTTACAAAACGATTTAATAAGCTCACTTCTCGCAATTTCCAAAAAATGGCGTGTAATTAACGGACCACTCAAAAGGTCAAGTTGCAAGAAAttatactagtcggtggcccgtgaaaaatccacgagttcgcTGGTTCTTTTTATACCGTATTGCGTGCGTCCTGCTACTTGCGgaaccattttgcgtgacaacaGAGGTATACGGTTGTAGACTAGTTgtcaacccgtggaaaaatccacagggtcgccCGTCTCCTATttttatcgcatttcgtgtgtccgtaaaagacagacaaacagacaaacgACGGTTATCATTTTAGAGATAGACGTGTGGGCCacctgtttatgaataaataatttttttgacgaatttccaagttttttatttatatttttaaaaaaaagttttcttttagTATTCTTTTTGGCGGTAATATAAGCTACGGCCTGTAAAATATATCAAATATGAGtaaattaaaagtttgttttaacAAGGGAACAGAGACAACTCGACAAGCTGTATTTGTTAACAAATGCTATGTTATTAGCTTTAGGAAAGCAATTAATgactttaaaaagattttaaagtcattgttgttgcttagACTGGCTTTATGTACAATAAAAGTATATGTTTGATATAGCTTGTTTGTTAGCTACAGTacacgtccgttaattcgaacacgctAGCGCTgaattatttgttcgaattaacgaatgctcagattatcggaagttcagaaaaaacaagaatttttataaacgtttaaaggttttatgctaatatagattttttttcaactttactacaactttttataaaaatcttttaacgttgtttgcttCGAGATGGGCAAGTctccaaattccttgtaaacttcattttattggaaatgtcaatttaatcgataaattgaaagaaatatgccaccattgatgcaataaaaataaaaaagaaagaaaacattttttatttcccCATAAGATTTTATTTACACAAAAAGGTCGAATTAACGAGCATTGTAGCCTTGGgagtaaaaaattgttcgaattatcgaaatgttcgaattagcggagttcgaattaagcagctcaaaatataagactttattaaaccaaactcaagggacttAGCAATTTTttcgaaataacggaaagttcgctgtctgtttttattttattagaaagtttgagttaaaaacaaagtaagTAATTATGTCGAATAATTTATGGATATCCAAATATGtaacttttctgtcattttcagttatatttgaaTGGCCAATATGATATTTAGGATGATTTAGGATGTTGTTACTCTCTTCAGTAATCATGAGCTTTTCCACCGCCATTAGCTCTGCTTTTGTGTAAGCCACTAAAGACGAAAATCAACACCGTTTCGTAGTCCTTTAAACACGAATCAGGTCGATGCCAAATGTTCTGTCTGTTAAATTGATTATCTTATATATTGGCATAAGTAAACATGCTACCGGTTTTTTGAGTAAGAACGTTGAAgcttttgtcaaaaatatatgttcttattttaacaaaaaataagaatatacaCTCAGCCTTTCTTTCTTCATAAATTAAAACCGAATCACCGCTGGATGATATTGGCGACCATTTTTGTGAtgaaaagtagaaaccaatTTAACCTTTTCTCATGACAAAAAACGCGATCAATCAAATTCGAGTATTGATGGACGATCGTCGTAAAAATCGTCCCGTGGAGATTCgccttaataaaaaaaaaaaaaaaaaaaaaaatacgagAATGGAAttactaaaaaataattcttagcacacagtttcttttttatgtacgatgtaacaatttatttaaaaaaataatatcgcaACTTTTTCAGAAGCGCACAAAAAATTCAAAGCTGAAAAAGTGTAAAAGTAAGCACGTTGATGGTTAGTTTGTTCACTTTGCATTCGCGcgctttttttctttccttgtGGTAACTATTCGCGGTATTTTGGTATGGATAAACTTCCTGTTGTCTCCTTTTTACATTGTAAGCGTCTTTAGATAAGCATATGCTGGTTTTTTATGATCTCATTGTATTTTAGTTGGATAACGAAAAAAATTCACGCTCTTTTCATGTTATTTTATGATGGAAACCAACCAGAACAACTACAAAATTCTCCATCGTATAAACAGATTATTTTAAATCGTTATAGAGCCTGGTTTCTACGAATGTTTGGAAACCTATAGATAATGTGATATATGTCAAAATTTAAATTGGCGAAAGTTGTTTTCGTTTAAAGACACActtcatttttattgattttattcatattttcgTTACCATTCACAATTTAGCAACCTTTGTCTGTCTATTTGTCAAGCTAATCAAACATCATGTATTGTTTTCTAACTTTtatcaagaattttaaaaaaaatttattgttattattatagtTACAGCTCGTTGATAATATTGTTTTGATAAACGATCAAGCATGTACGGGGGAGTGTTTAGTTTATTCGCAATTTATCATTTTTCCGTCGTCCTCCCAATAATTAAGTATACTTGAGAGTTTTATAAAACGTCGCGTTGAATAATTACTCCAGCGTTGTTTGCGAAAGTAAAAGATGTTATTTGAGTTATTAtatgaattgtttttttttagccGAAAATACTGTTAAAAGAAGAATAGAACGAATAAGTATagttctatataataatacaaaaaagttttttgttgtaaaagttTTGCATAGATGAGAAGAAAGTTATGAAAAAAAAGACAGTATGGGctggaatattttttaaagggcggttttaatttaattatatttatataggGAGAAATGTTTAATAAACTTTGATATTTTATGCTTTAGAACACAACGAACGTCGATCAAGAATACACAGATATTAACAAATGTTTAgtcaaaatatcaacaaaaaattaaaaacgtaGTAATAACATTTCAAACATTATAAAATGGGTTTTAAAAGGATCGAtcgttttataataataatactgctatttttcttatttttcctcGTGTATCTGCTTATTATGAACGATAAAGAAGATTCGCGAGTAGAATTGGACGACTCGATAGTGTTTATGAAACCAAACTTGTCGTATTTGAATTTGTCTTTCCACGCTTCGAGATTAATATCGAATTTCAACTGTAGCAGAGAACATTTACGGTTATTAATTGTCGTTACGAGTAACGTATCTAGCGTTTACAGGCGAAACACAATCCGTATGACTTGGGGTAGAAGTTTGAAACAGCACCAAACAAacgaatttaaaatatattttgttgttgggAAAATCAACGACCAAGACACCATGAGTAAACTAGATAAAGAATCAAAACAGCATAACGATATAATTATCGGTGATTACACCGAACATTTTTATAACCTTTCCTACAAGTTTGAAACAATTTTCGAATGGGCGTATAAGTACTGTTCCTATGACTACCTGCTGAAAACAGACGACGACGTATTTGTGAATCTGCCGTTAGTGATGGATTTACTTGGTCACGCGAAAACACCGAAAAACAAAGTCTACTTAGGATTGAGACACCACCACCCACGTGTTGCCCGAAGCGGGAAATATAGCGTTACATACGAAGAATATGCAGCCAAAACGTACCCAGACTACTGCGGCGGTGGCGCCGTCATATTTTCTAACGATGTTGTTAAAAATGTGATTCCGTATTTTCAGAAGTCGCCTTTTAAACTAGATGATGTTTATGTGGGAATGTTAGTTTATAATTCAGGGTGCGAACCGATCTTAAACGAATGTTTCGACTTGTTGGACGAAagttgcagttttaaaaataatagctTAGCTACGCATTCGACGTTACACACGAGAAATAGGAATTGTAtcttaaaattatattatagtATGCTGGCTAACAGTGTTGATAATTTATTTGCAAGGACTCATTATATTGACGCGAAACTTTCTTAGCGACAAGTTTATGTATGATTTACAAGAATCACATTTAAAGATGTCACTCAATGTGGGTGTAAAGAGCACGTTCTTGTGACCCATACTCATATAATATCTGCAGTAAAAATGCTTACAACAATAAGAacatttttcaaagaaaaaaatgagtaTAGTACGTTTGAAACGTTTTAAAATTGATACACTGAGTAAAAAATGTGATACAAATattaatatagatagatatactTTTCCATAGAGGGTAGTATTTATGAttagttgttattttttattctatttccTAATTATTCTCAttttaaaactaattaaaacgattgaataaaaaaaataattaaaaataattaaaatgacaTTGCAGCATCACGCATAATACTTCTCATACAACAtcttataataaaaaacaagtcTTATTTGACAATTCCAATTACTCAAAACGACtgcatcattttaaaatttagacaaatttagatcaatttGATCTTGACATTTGTCCTTTTTAATTCAGGCAGAACCAAAGTAAAATTCAGCTCATGTCACACAAAATATTTCTGTTATATTTTTCTacttttgtattttatattctTATATTGGAAACGGAGCATAATTGCCaatgaaaatttacctttttttagTCTTGCAATCAATAAGTTTTCCAACTCTGGTttcagattttcttttttatcaggCTGGCATAGTCTCCAACCCAAAGCATTCATCATACGAAATAGAGTGTCCGCtgatgaaattaaaatttattatgaattagtttttttaggaattattttttttacaaacagaTTCGTTACTATAAATATAACCAGTGGGCAAAATTATTTctagtttttaaacaaaaatttgtcaTATTATATTGCCACCTTGACTATTTACAGTAACTCTCCGTTTGAGCCTATTTACGATTGAGCTCTCTGTAAGGAAGCCAAAACTTTATTAACCTccgaataaaaaaaaactatagcaatatttgaatatatatttttaaaaatttagaaacctTTATCCATTTCATCGACAAAATTAACTACTTTTTCGAAACTTTTTAGCGCCACCCACTCAAACACCTAAACCACCGCTCTAAAaagcacacacacacaaaaattaGATACGCCCAGGCGTAAAGCATCACAGTAAATAGTTTTCTCTTTCTTCTTTCGAGTAATGTTATTGTTTGTAAAGCTTCGACAACTTGTTATGTATTAAAATAGTGGGgaaatattctattttttagAAATCACATATTTTGTGgagataatttttattttgacgaCAGAACTCAATATTTTCGGTCTCATTATTTTGTCTTCTACGTTCCTTGAGATTCGGTCAATTGATTTtagaaaaattgtgaaaatttaATCTGTTGTCAAGAAAAATCAGGAAAACCTATTTAAGTATTCTGAAGTCACGTGGTTACTTCTATCGTTAAAATCAGAAGTGCAaactcaaaatatttaaaaagtgatACGATTtaagaaattacatttttttaaacccaCCCACCCCTTGTAAAGCTCCTAACAAATGTAGCACCATACACTCACCAACCCCATCCTTGTTACGTAATATTTCGAATCTCAAGACCTTATCTATTCATTTCCTATAGTACTAAAAACCTTAACATAACAGATCACTAGACAAACTAGTGTAATGTGAGAAAAAGATATCATAGGGTCATTTATTTATTAAGCACACGAGATGACATTTTTGATACTTTTGCTTAAGTCCAGAGGCAAGAGAAAAATTCGCAATGTATTTGATAcactaaaataactaaaaatatccGTAATACATAAAAATTCTCTATTACATAATAAAAGAGCTCTGAGTAACTTCGTGTGATCA
This window contains:
- the LOC130644853 gene encoding beta-1,3-galactosyltransferase 5-like: MGFKRIDRFIIIILLFFLFFLVYLLIMNDKEDSRVELDDSIVFMKPNLSYLNLSFHASRLISNFNCSREHLRLLIVVTSNVSSVYRRNTIRMTWGRSLKQHQTNEFKIYFVVGKINDQDTMSKLDKESKQHNDIIIGDYTEHFYNLSYKFETIFEWAYKYCSYDYLLKTDDDVFVNLPLVMDLLGHAKTPKNKVYLGLRHHHPRVARSGKYSVTYEEYAAKTYPDYCGGGAVIFSNDVVKNVIPYFQKSPFKLDDVYVGMLVYNSGCEPILNECFDLLDESCSFKNNSLATHSTLHTRNRNCILKLYYSMLANSVDNLFARTHYIDAKLS